In Buchnera aphidicola (Takecallis taiwana), the genomic stretch ATCAACGTTTCAAGACAATAATATAGTATTATATTCTCCAAGTGTTAATATTTGTACGGATAATGCAGCAATGATTGCATATTTAGGGTTTTTATATTTTCAATCTGAAAGTTTCACTCAAAACACAGATATTTTTATTAATCCCCGTTGGTCCATGGCGAGTATAAAAAAATGATACATAATTAAATATATATATTATTTCTTACGTATAATATTAAATCATCTATTGTTAATACTGGCATATTATGTAAATAAGAAAATTGTATAATGTCTTTGATTTGTGCCATACTACCGTCTTTATTTGTAAGTTCACAAATTACACTCATAGGTTTAAAACCTGCTAAAGACATTAATGTAATTGATGCTTCTGTATGACCTGGTCTTAATAATAAACCCCCTGAATGGGCACATAACGGGAATACATGACCGGGTTTATTAAAATCACTTGATCGTGCAGTATCTGAGATAGCTGTTTTTATTGTTTTCAGTCTGTCTTTAGCGGATACACCTGTTGATATACCCTTTGCTGATTCAATGCTAATTGTAAATCCTGTATGATAAGTACTAGTATTATTTTTTACCATCATTGGTAAATCTAACTGTTTTCTTTTTTTTTCAGTAATACATAAACAAACAATGCCACTACCATAACGTATTGTTAATGCCATTTGTTTAATTGTCATGTTCTCACATGAAAATATCAAGTCACCTTCATTTTCTCGATTTTTATTATCTATTAAAATAACACCTTGATGTAAACGTAATGCCAAGATTGCTTTTTTTATTCTGGTGTTATAATGACTGAGTTTTGATAAACAAAATTTTTTCATAAATGGATTTCATTCTATGGAGTAAATTAAAATGTTTTATATCATATAATAAATATTAACGATTGTATAATATATATTGATTTTGTATATCATTGACTGTTGAAAACGGCACTATATTTTATCGTACCGTTTCAAAAAATTGTTTTTTATTTAAAAATTTTCATAATTAGCGTTTTTCCCGCTTTGACTGTTCCTGAATATTTTGTTATTTTTTTTATTTCATCTATATTTGAAACAACAACTGGCGTTAAAATAGATTTTGCATTATTTTTTAGGAATTGTAAATCATATTCAATGATTGTATCACCGATATTAACGTATTGGTTTTCTTTTGCAATTTGTTTAAATCCCTTTCCTTTTAATAGAATTGTATCAATACCAAAATGTACAAAGATTTCTATTTTTTCTTTCGATAGGATTGAAAAAGCGTGCATAGTTTTAAAGATTTTACCAATAGTGCCTGCAATAGGTGCAACAATTCTTTGACCTGATGGATTAATAGCTATACCATCACCAATAATTTTTTTTGAAAATACTTCATCAGGAACAGATTGTAAGTTGACTACGATTCCAGAAATAGGAGCAAAGATTTTTATATTTTTTTCTAATAAATGTGATTTTTTATTAAAAAAGTTAGAAAATAAGTTCATAATTTATTCTTAATTAGTGTATTCGTAATAAAATTTTAAATATTTAATTTATAAAATATAACTATTGAGTAATTGCATAATGTTTTTATGAGTGTTTTGTTTTAATACCATATTTGCTAATTCTTGTGCTTTTTTAAATGTCGTGGTTCTGATTATTTTTTTAATTTTTGGAATAAACGATGCATTCATACTAAATTCATTTAACCCCATTCCTAACAGGAGTATTGTTGCTTTTTCGTTACCCGCAAACTCACCGCACATACCTGTCCATTTACCTTCTTCGTGTGATGCATTTATAACGTTTTTTATTAATTTTAAAATAGATGGACTCATTGGATTATATAAATGTGAAATAAGGTCATTTCTTCGGTCTACTGCTAAGGTATATTGTGTTAAATCATTTGTACCAATACTAAAAAAATCTACTTCTTTAATTAAAGAGTGTGCAATGATAGCGGATGAGGGTGTTTCAATCATGATACCAATTTTAATATCTTTATCAAATGGTATTTTTTTTTGATGTAATATGTATTTAGCTTTTTGAATTTCATGTTTTAATTCATGTATTTCTTCTATTGAAATAATCATCGGAAATAATATTCTTAGTTTTCCAAAATGTGATGCCCGTAAAATTGCTAATAATTGTGTGATTAAAATATCTTTTTTGGCCAGGCTGATTCGAATTGCTCGCCAACCAAGAAAAGGATTTTCTTCTTTTGGAAAATTCATATACGGAATTTCTTTATCTCCGCCAATATCCATTGTGCGGATAATTACTGGTTTATGCTGCATAATTATTGCAGCTTTTTTATATTCATGAAATTGTTCTTCTTCAGAAGGTAAGTTTGTACGTTCCATAAATAAAAACTCTGTTCTATATAAACCAATTGATTCTGCTCCGTATTTTTTTGCATTTATTATATCTTGTATATTACTAACATTAGCGCTAATTTCTATTTTACGATTATCAATAGTTATTGCTGGTAAAGAAATAAATTTTTTTAGTTTGTTTTTTTGATTTAGATATGTTTTTTTACGTATTTTGAAAGTATGAATAATGTGTTCATCAGGGTTAATAAATATTTTGTTATTGATGCCATCTAATATGATAAAATCACCACTTGTGATTTTTGTTGTAATATTACCTGTTCCAACAATAGCAGGTATTTCTAAAGAACGAGCCATAATAGATGTATGTGCTGTTTCACCACCAACATTTGTAATAAAACCCTGGATATATTGAAAATTAATTTGAGCTGTTTGAGATGGTGTTAAATCATGAGCTATTAGTATAACTTTTTCTTTTATATTTTTTAAATCTATTGTTTTTAAATTTAATAAATTTCTTAACCATCTATTACCAATATCTCGAATATCTACAGCTCTATTTTGCATATATGTATTTTTAATTTGTTGAATTTTTTTTATTTGTTTAGAAATAATATATTCAATTGCAAATGCTGCAGTTTGATATTGTGTTTTAATTAATGTAATAATTTCTTTTTCTAATTCTATATCTTCAAGGATCATAATATGTCCTGAAAAGATATCTGCTTCTGTTTTAGAAAATATTTTTTTTGATGTTTTTTGAATATTTTTTAATTGTTTAATAGACTTAACTTTAGCTTGTGATAATTGATTTATTTCATATTCAATATTTATAGGATCAATATTTGTTTTTTTGATAAGTATAGTTTCTGTTTCTAACAATAATGCTTTACCAAAAGCAATACCTGGTGATGCTAAAATACCTGAAATCATAATATTACCTTTATTTTTTAATATGAAATGTATCTGTATTTGCATGTAAGATATACGATGGTATGAACAAAAATGTTATGAGCAAATCTTTAACTGAATGTATGATTTCAGAGATATTTTTATTGTAATTAAAAAGTTATTTTTTATATTTTATTAATAAATTTATTTTAATTTTTCAAGTTTTTGAATTAAATATTCTACAGCTTGTTTTTCGTCTTCACCTGTTGCAGAAATAGTCAGTATATTATTTTTTGATAAATCTAACGTTTGTAATTGAAATAAACTTTTTCCATTTGCAGATTGTCCATTAACAGTAATATTAATATCAGAGATAAATTGTTGTGCGTATTTTACAAATTTTGCAGCTGGTCGTATGTGTAAACCATGTTGAGCGGTAATTTTAATATTTTTTTGGAACATTCATATATTCCTGGATGAGTAGTAATGTTATTAATAAGATCATATCATGTCATGTATTAAAAATATATTTTAATGCAATATGTATGTATTTATATAATATTTTTTTATACAGTTATTTTAGACAGATTGTGTATGATGTAAATATTTTTTTGAAAATATTTTATATTTATTTTTTTATATATGATATATTATTTTATATTTATTTTTTAATGTGGCTATTTTATATTTTTATAATGTTTTAATACGATTAATATAATTAGCATAGGAATATATTTTTGTACAACTGTATACGTGATTTTTATATTGCGTATGACAAGCATGTATCTTTGATATTATTATAATATATGAATTCTATAAAAAACAGATTTTTAGATTTATATGCATTATTATGTTATCATGATTATTTATATCATGTTTTAAATATGCCTATTTTATCTGATCTAGAATATGATTTTTTATTACAAAAATTTTATTCTTTACGAAAAAAATATGTTTATTTAACCAATGTAGTTAATAATAACGGTAGTGTATTTCCTCAATTAAATTATGATACATGTAATAAGCATTACACACCGATGCTATCTTTAGAAAATACATTTGATGTAAATGGATATATTAAATTTCATAATAATATAAAAAATAATTTTATAGATTTAAAGGTAAATTTTTTTTGTGAATTAAAATTTGACGGTGTAGCTTTAAGTTTGTTATATCAAAACGGTAAATTAATTCGTGCGTTAACTCGTGGAGATGGAGTATTTGGGGAAGATGTTACGAAAAATGCTCGTGTCATTAATAATGTTCCTTTAATATTAATAGGCAATAATATACCTCAATTAATGGAAGTGAGA encodes the following:
- the crr gene encoding PTS glucose transporter subunit IIA, with product MNLFSNFFNKKSHLLEKNIKIFAPISGIVVNLQSVPDEVFSKKIIGDGIAINPSGQRIVAPIAGTIGKIFKTMHAFSILSKEKIEIFVHFGIDTILLKGKGFKQIAKENQYVNIGDTIIEYDLQFLKNNAKSILTPVVVSNIDEIKKITKYSGTVKAGKTLIMKIFK
- a CDS encoding HPr family phosphocarrier protein; its protein translation is MFQKNIKITAQHGLHIRPAAKFVKYAQQFISDINITVNGQSANGKSLFQLQTLDLSKNNILTISATGEDEKQAVEYLIQKLEKLK
- the ptsI gene encoding phosphoenolpyruvate-protein phosphotransferase PtsI, with the protein product MISGILASPGIAFGKALLLETETILIKKTNIDPINIEYEINQLSQAKVKSIKQLKNIQKTSKKIFSKTEADIFSGHIMILEDIELEKEIITLIKTQYQTAAFAIEYIISKQIKKIQQIKNTYMQNRAVDIRDIGNRWLRNLLNLKTIDLKNIKEKVILIAHDLTPSQTAQINFQYIQGFITNVGGETAHTSIMARSLEIPAIVGTGNITTKITSGDFIILDGINNKIFINPDEHIIHTFKIRKKTYLNQKNKLKKFISLPAITIDNRKIEISANVSNIQDIINAKKYGAESIGLYRTEFLFMERTNLPSEEEQFHEYKKAAIIMQHKPVIIRTMDIGGDKEIPYMNFPKEENPFLGWRAIRISLAKKDILITQLLAILRASHFGKLRILFPMIISIEEIHELKHEIQKAKYILHQKKIPFDKDIKIGIMIETPSSAIIAHSLIKEVDFFSIGTNDLTQYTLAVDRRNDLISHLYNPMSPSILKLIKNVINASHEEGKWTGMCGEFAGNEKATILLLGMGLNEFSMNASFIPKIKKIIRTTTFKKAQELANMVLKQNTHKNIMQLLNSYIL
- the ribB gene encoding 3,4-dihydroxy-2-butanone-4-phosphate synthase gives rise to the protein MKKFCLSKLSHYNTRIKKAILALRLHQGVILIDNKNRENEGDLIFSCENMTIKQMALTIRYGSGIVCLCITEKKRKQLDLPMMVKNNTSTYHTGFTISIESAKGISTGVSAKDRLKTIKTAISDTARSSDFNKPGHVFPLCAHSGGLLLRPGHTEASITLMSLAGFKPMSVICELTNKDGSMAQIKDIIQFSYLHNMPVLTIDDLILYVRNNIYI